One segment of Castanea sativa cultivar Marrone di Chiusa Pesio chromosome 3, ASM4071231v1 DNA contains the following:
- the LOC142629150 gene encoding uncharacterized protein LOC142629150: MYPELYKGLKLRPEDLVYYDSPLIGFDGKIFFLKGQIRLLVQTESEVVEVNFIVVGAYSLYTAIIARSWLHAMEAVPSTLHLKVKYPLGDRVEELVGSQSIAKQYLVATIRYQVGGEVRCEELEKVVIGDDKSKFFQVGVQLPLQEKEELVVFLRRNIDVFVWNTYGALGVDPNFIFHHLNINPSAIPKKQPPQLLSKEHSDSVREEVTKLKRARAIEEVFYPEWLANTVVVKKKSWKWQVCVNFTDLN; this comes from the exons ATGTACCCCGAGCTATATAAGGGGCTAAAGCTGAGGCCCGAGGACCTGGTCTATTATGACTCCCCTCTGATAGGGTTTGATGGGAAGATTTTCTTTCTAAAGGGCCAAATCAGGCTACTTGTTCAGACAGAGTCAGAAGTTGTGGAAGTGAACTTCATCGTGGTAGGCGCATACTCCCTTTATACTGCTATTATAGCAAGATCTTGGCTCCACGCCATGGAGGCTGTGCCTTCCACCCTACACTTGAAGGTGAAGTATCCGTTAGGGGATCGAGTCGAGGAGCTGGTTGGAAGCCAGTCTATAGCCAAGCAATACTTAGTGGCTACAATCAGATACCAGGTCGGAG GAGAGGTAAGATGTGAGGAGCTAGAGAAAGTTGTTATTGGTGATGATAAGAGtaagttcttccaggttggagttcagTTGCCTCTTCAGGAGAAGGAGGAGTTGGTAGTGTTTCTTAGGAGAAACATCGATGTGTTTGTGTGGAATACTTATGGAGCTCTTGGGGTGGATCCAAACTTCATTTTCCATCACTTAAACATCAATCCATCTGCCATCCCTAAAAAGCAACCACCTCAGCTCTTATCTAAGGAGCATTCTGATTCTGTCAGGGAGGAAGTGACCAAGCTCAAGCGGGCAAGGGCTATTGAAGAGGTATTTTACCCTGAGTGGTTGGCCAATacagtggtggtgaagaagaaaagctGGAAGTGGCAAGTATGTGTGAACTTCACGGATTTAAATTAG
- the LOC142629151 gene encoding uncharacterized protein LOC142629151 — MSKALNQISKSPFTRRIEGGRLSRWFTQPKFTMHNGRTDPMEHVSYFNQRMVVHLKNETLMCKVFPSSLGPVAMRWFDGLKEGSINSFKELTRVFGSRFIICSRVPRPLDSPLSMTMREGETLKTYFDRYWEMFNEIDKNFDDVDKRTFRVGLPAEHDLRKSLTRKPVRSVRQLMDRIDESISGSKRINNKGKGSLRWSLKIEGILGQTDTTITILGEILLGNLDLLLLK; from the coding sequence ATGAGTAAGGCTCTGAATCAGATTTCTAAGTCACCTTTTACCCGTAGAATTGAGGGAGGAAGACTTTCTCGATGGTTTACTCAGCCAAAATTTACCATGCATAATGGCAGAACAGACCCTATGGAGCATGTTAGCTACTTCAACCAGAGAATGGTTGTCCACTTgaagaatgagaccttgatgtgcaaggtgttcccaTCCAGTTTGGGGCCTGTGGCAATGAGATGGTTCGATGGTCTAAAGGAAGGCTCTATTAACTCCTTTAAAGAGCTTACAAGGGTCTTTGGTTCTCGTTTTATAATTTGtagtagagttcctcgacctTTAGACTCCCCGCTGTCTATGACTATGCGAGAAGGGGAAACCCTAAAGACGTATTTtgacagatattgggagatgtttaatgagatagataaAAACTTTGATGATGTGGATAAAAGGACTTTCAGGGTCGGCCTACCTGCCGAGCATGATTTGAGAAAGTCGTTGACCAGGAAACCTGTTAGGAGTGTGCGTCaactcatggatcgtattgatgagagTATAAGCGGGTCGAAAAGAATCAACAATAAGGGAAAGGGAAGTCTAAGGTGGTCCCTCAAGATAGAAGGGATTTTAGGTCagacagatacaacaataacCATCCTCGGAGAGATTTTGCTAGGCAATCTGGATCTATTGCTGCTCAAGTGA
- the LOC142629152 gene encoding UDP-galactose/UDP-glucose transporter 3-like, whose amino-acid sequence MVYLQLQASGIFLMRNVTPTLRLTPTSVCGHYSSACPIRHLPKSSASCSNQDSTVQESSPHKCSQRVWWSAVNVVVVTIPSDTPGPIRSLKPFLHNATSSCNVPLMWPRLASLALPYEGNKSFTCKVGLSQLNQANFHPARSTKRFGPDEKRFEHLSFLNLAQNVVCLIWSFIMIKLWSSGSNGGAPWWTYWSAGITNTIGPAMGIEALKYISYPAQVLEKSSKMIPVMLMGALVSGIRYTVPEYFCTFLVAGGVSTFALLKWDRRFGLSSKTIGKLAQSNAPLGYLLCFLNLTFDGFTNATQDSITTRYPKTSAWDIMLGMNLWGTIYNMIYMFGWPHASGFEAVQFCKQHPEAAWDIFLYCLCEAMGQNFIFLTISRFGSLANTTITKTRKFVSIVVSSLLNGNPLSTKQWGCVAMVFSGLSYQIYLKWRKLQRAPKKRQPM is encoded by the exons ATGGTTTATCTCCAGTTGCAGGCTTCTGGTATTTTCCTCATGAGAAATGTGACTCCCACCTTAAGATTGACTCCTACTAGTGTGTGTG GCCACTACTCAAGTGCTTGTCCCATTAGACATCTTCCCAAATCTTCTGCGAGTTGCAGCAACCAAGACAGCACTGTTCAGgagtcttctccacataaatgtaGTCAAAGGGTTTGGTGGAGTGCAGTAAATGTGGTGGTAGTTACCATCCCTTCAGACACGCCAGGACCAATCCGCTCTCTGAAGCCCTTCCTTCACAATGCGACCTCCTCTTGTAATGTGCCATTGATGTGGCCAAGGCTCGCCTCCCTGGCCTTACCATATGAGG GTAACAAGAGCTTTACATGCAAAGTGGGGCTAAGCCAATTGAATCAAGCCAACTTTCATCCAGCCAG GTCGACCAAGAGATTCGGTCCAGATGAGAAGAGGTTCGAACACCTTTCGTTCCTTAACTTGGCACAGAATGTAGTGTGTTTAATCTGGTCTTTCATAA TGATAAAGCTTTGGTCCAGTGGTAGTAATGGCGGCGCTCCTTGGTGGACATACTGGAGTGCTGGCATTACGAACACGATTGGTCCAGCTATGGGAATTGAAGCACTAAAGTATATCAGCTACCCAGCTCAG GTACTGGAAAAATCCTCAAAAATGATTCCAG TAATGCTGATGGGTGCTTTAGTTTCTGGTATAAGATACACTGTTCCAGAGTATTTTTGCACTTTCCTTGTTGCTGGAGGGGTATCTACATTTGCCCTCTTAAAG tgggacagaagatttggactcagcTCAAAGACTATTGGCAAGCTGGCACAGTCAAATGCACCTCTTGGATATTTGCTATGTTTTCTGAACCTTACATTTGATGGATTTACAAATGCCACTCAGGATTCAATAACCACAAG GTACCCGAAAACAAGTGCCTGGGATATTATGCTAGGAATGAACTTATGGGGTACCATTTACAACATGATCTATATGTTCGGCTGGCCACACGCAAGCGGATTTGAGGCAGTTCAATTTTGCAAGCAGCATCCAGAGGCAGCATGGGACATATTTCTCTACTGCCTTTGTGAGGCAATGGGCCAGAATTTCATCTTTCTAACCATAAGTAGATTTGGATCCCTCGCTAATACCACCATCACCAAGACCCGTAAGTTTGTCAGCATTGTGGTTTCTTCACTGCTGAATGGCAATCCCCTGTCAACAAAGCAATGGGGGTGTGTTGCCATGGTCTTCTCTGGGTTGTCATACCAAATCTACCTCAAGTGGAGGAAATTGCAGAGAGCCCCAAAGAAGAGACAGCCTATGTGA